TGTACTGGGCGATGTTGCGGTGAATCTGGGCCAGCAGCCGGAAGGCCTGCTCCTCGCCGTAGATTTGGATGAGGGTGGCCAGGATGGTGTAGCCGGTGCCCGAGGTGTTGGGGTCGGGCATGGCGATGAGCCCCTTGTAGCGGGGGTCGGCCAGGTCGGTCCAGCGCTTGGGCTCGGGCAGGCCCCGCCGCTGCAGAACCTGGGTGTTTACCACAAACCCGATGGCCCCGGTGTAGAGGGGAATGTAGGTCTCGCCCACCGCCTGGCGCAAATCCTCGCGCAGGTCGTTCCAGGCCCGGGGTTTGTAGAACTCGGTCAGGCCCTCCCGGAAGGCAATCAGGTGGGGGTCGCCGGTGCCGCCGAACCAAACGTCAAACTGCGGGCGCTGGGCCTCGGCCCGCAGCCGGGCTAAGGCCTCCCCGGAACTCAGCCGCACAAAGCGCAGCTCGATGCCGGTGGCCTGCCGGAAGGCCGGAACCAAGGCCTCGCACCAGGCCAGGTCAGGGCTGCACAACACGTTCACCCGTTGCTGGGCCCAACCCGCGCCCAGCAACAGGATTGCCGCCAGCCAGAAGCTTCTAATCGCCCATAGGTTCATCGCACACCTCGGTTGGGTTTTAGACTGCGGCTCATAATCTACCCCACCTTGCCTTGCCTGTCAAAGCCATGCGAGGTTGCCTGCGGCCTTTAGGGAACGCCAACCTGGGCTGGACTGGCACAAGGTTGCCGACTGAGAGATATTCTCGTTCAAGAGTCCTTTTGGAATGAATTTGGGATTTCGCCCGAAACAAAGCACCCGAGCTTCAGCGCTTTGCAGAACGGATTGTGCGCACAAAGATATTATGGCTCAACCCATCCGTTTTGCGCTGATTTTGGCTATCTTGATGCTTGGAGGGGCTATGGCCCAGGCCGCCCAGACCGCTTCTCAGCCCATCGCCGCCCAGCCCACCTTGCAAGCCCTGGTGCTGCCGGCGGGAGTGGAGCCAGCGGATGAGGAGCTGGTGGAGGTTGAAGAGAGATGGGTTTGGGCGGCTGCTGAGGTATGGAGGTACTGCTCAGAGTGAAGGGGAGTTTCCGATTCCTTACTTTCGGGAGCCGTGCGCATGACCCTCTTCGCTGCGCTTATTTGGTTCTTTGGTTCGCTCATTGATGGGTTGGAGAGCCGGGCCAGGCGAAAGAACCCTAGAGGCTATGACCTTTTGGATTCGCTCGTTGCTTCCCTGGCGTTTTACTTGGATTTTGGGCGGCATGAAGACGGATGCCTTCTGGATTGGGGTCGGTGTGGCTTACCACTGGGTTAAAAGGCTCGTGGTGCGCTAGCCGGGTGGCGGCCGTGGGTGGCTTTAGGATGTTCGCCAAGCTTATAGTTGCGGTGCTCCTTGCGTCCCTGGCGGCGGCCCAGCCGGTACGGGACTGGCGCTCCTTGCGCTACGAGGGGGTGGTCGGCCAGAGCGACTGGTTCACCTGCGGCCCGGCAGCGGTGGCCACGCTGCTCAGGCACTACTACGGGATGGAGGGGGTGGACGAGGAACAGGTGTTGGCGCTTGCCCTGAGGTTCATGGGGAAGACGGAGGCCCAGGTGCGGCCCTCGGGGATTACCGCCCTGGCCCAGCGGATAAGCCTAAGCCTCTCCAGTACCCTGGGCTGGGCCCTAGACGCGCTGCGGTTCCCGAGCGCGGGCCTGGGCCTGCGAACGGTGTATGCCTTAGAGCCCTCCGCAGAGCGGCAGATAGCGGCCCTCAGCCGCTTAAGCTGGCAGGGGCAGGAGCTGCGGTGGGGCTGGGGCCTGGAGTTTTCGGGGCAGCTGCCTTAGCCTGGGATGGAGTGCTGGGTTAGAAGCGGCGTAGGGCTAAAGCCAGCAGGAAGAAAAGGGCCTGGGTGAGCACGATGGCGCTTCCGGCGGGGATGTCGAAGAGGTAGGCAGCGGCCAGGCCTGGCAGCACCGAGAAGGCCCCTATCCCGACCGCCCGCAGGGTCATGGCGGCGAAGGTCTGGCTCACCAAGCGGGCGGTGGCTGCGGGTATCACGATGAAAGCAGCAATCAAGACAATTCCCACCACCTTCACCGAGACCACCACCACCAAGGCGACGAGGGCCGCGAGCAGGTAGTCGTGCAGGAGAACCGGCCGCCGGTCGGCCAGGGCCAGCTCGCGGTCGAAGGTGGCGTAGGCCCAGTCGGGCCACAAGGGCAGCAGCGCCATCACCCCCAGGGCCACCAGGCCCATGGCCCAGAGGTCGGTGGGGGTTACGGTGAGGATGGAGCCGAACAGGTAGGCCACCGCGTCAGGGGCGAAGCCCTGGCGCAAAGACATAAAGAGCACCCCCAAAGCCACCGAGACCGCGAAGAAGATGCCGATGGCGGTGTCGTCGCCCAGGCTACTCTGCTCGCGCACCCAGGTGATGGCCAACGAGACCCCCACCGCAAAGGGAATGGCCACCCATAGCGGTTCTTGGTGCAGCAGAAGCCCCAGGGCCACCCCCGCGAAGGCCGCGTGGGCCAGCCCGTCGCCCAGGAAGGAGAGGCGGCGTTGCACCACCATCACCCCCAAGTAGCTGGCCAGGCTTCCCACCAGCAGGCCGGCCAGCAGGGCCCGCTGCATGAAGGGCAGTTGCAGGGCTTCTAGCATCAATCCCCCTTTAGCACCAGGCTGTGCCCGTGGCCCACGTGACCGAAGGCCTGGCTCAGGCACTCGTGGCAGAGCACCCGCTCGGGGGGGCCGTAGCCCACCACCCGCCGGTTCAGCACCAGCACCGCCGAGGCGTGGTGCTGGGCGGCCTCCCAATCGTGGGTGATCATCAGGATGGTGGCCCCGGTTTCGCGCTGGTAGGCCTCGAGGTGCCGATACAGGTCGGCCTCCCCCACCGCGTCCACCCCCGTGGCGGGCTCATCCAAGAGGAGCAGCCGGGGCTCGCGGATTAGGCTCCGGGCCAGGTAGACCCGCTGGAGCTCTCCACCCGAGAGGCGGCCCAGCCGACGGTTGGCCAGGGCCAGGGCCCCCACTTTATCCAGCATGGCCTCGGCCTTTTTGCGTTCCTGAGCGGTGATGATAAAGGGCCAGCGGCGCCGCAGCCCTGAGACCACCACCTCCAAGGCTAGGGCGGGAAAACTGCGGTCAAAGCCCTTGACCTGCGGCACATACCCCACCCAGCCGGGGGGCACCTGCCGAGGCGGTAGCCCCATCACCCGTACCGTACCCGAAACCTGGGTGGGCCCATCGCGCAGGGCACTCCGTTCCAGGCCTAGCAGCGCCTTGAGCAGGGTACTTTTCCCGGCCCCGTTGGGCCCCACAATGGCCACAAAAGCCCCCTGGGGCACGCTCAGGTTTACTTCTTGCAGCGCCTGGAACTCCCCAAAGCGCACCGAATACTGCTGCATCTCCACCGCGGCAGCGGTCATATTTTCTGATAATACGCTATCAATAGCCTGTTCGGATAGGGGGGTGGGCTGCGGTGAAAGCGTTGCGGCAGTGCCCCGATTCAGAGGGCGTTTCAAGGCTACTGGTCTTCAGGCTTGGTAAGCCATTTTTAGTGGTCTGGTAACACAGTATGTGACCCCACTTTTTCCGTCATTGCGAGCATCCGCAGGATGCGAAGCAATCCAGAACGAACTCCCACGAATACCCGGTACAGCGAACTTTGCTGTATCGGGGACATTACGGTGGGAGACGCGACAGAATCTCTGCCCCGGCCAGCCTGCACAAGGCTATCTGGATTGCTTCGTCGGCCGGGGCCTCCTCGCAATGACAAGGTGCTCACGTTTGGATTTGTCAGGGCAAAGTGACGTAAACCGGATTATCAGACCACTAAGTGGTCTGGTAACTAAATTTCCGAAGTTATGTACCGCACCCCGAATACATCGTTGTAGAGATTCCATCCCACTTCGGCCCCCGAGATGGCCTAAAAACGCCCTCCCTACCGCGTAGGGAGGGTGGGGGAGGGTATCAGGCAAGGCCCCCAATCCGCTGCGTGAAGGGCCAGGTCAGCCACCCCACCTGGCCTCCCCTACGCAGTAGGGGAGGGAAGGGGCGAAGCGGGGTGGGGTGCTTTTTGCATGACCGTACAGGCAAGACACCGAAGGCCCAGGTTTACGAGACACGGCGCGTTCTGAAGGCTAAACCCCATACTGCGTATTTTGTTACCAGACCACTAAGAGCGGTTTCCACGAACAGTCCCTACAGGGGTTTTTGCGGTAGGGACTACCATACGAGCCACCGCGTGGGCCCTTTTGGTGGAAACGCGATAAGACTACATACACCTGAGGTAATAGACGGTGCGCAGCGGTGCGGTTAGCGCCATAAAAAGCCCGAAATGCCGATGAAACGGTGCGCTTAACGTTCAAGCGTTAAGCTCTGTGAAGCCCTGTCATATCAGTGTAAGCTGCGGTATACTCGGCCCGAGACCTTGTATTCTGGTGAACTCCGATAATTCTATGGCTTGCTATCGGGTCTCCAAGCATCCCTCGAGGTTTCGAGCTTATGCCGAATGTTCCGCTGGTTTCCAGCTTTCGCCCTTCCATGAGTCCGACCCATTATCGTCTTTCGACCCGACTTGCCCGTCATCTTCGCAGCATGGGTTGTCAACTACCCCCCAAAGACCTGGCCGAGCAACTGCTGGCTTCGCCGGGTCTGCCCAAGGGGGCTTGGGCTGGCGATCTCTTGCAGGACTTGTTGGACGGCCGTTTTGAGCAAAATGAGGCCGGGATTGGTTTGTGGGAGTGGAAGTATCCCTTTCCGGCTCAGGGAGAAGCCATTGTGGTGCTGGATATAGAGACCACCGGTCTTTCGCCCGAACAAAACGAGATCATCGAGCTGGCCCTGGTGCGGTTGGAAAAGGGGCAGCGCACGGTGTTTGAACGCCTGGTAAACCCCGGTGTTTCCATTCCCCCTTTTAT
This genomic stretch from Meiothermus sp. harbors:
- a CDS encoding ABC transporter substrate-binding protein, with the translated sequence MNLWAIRSFWLAAILLLGAGWAQQRVNVLCSPDLAWCEALVPAFRQATGIELRFVRLSSGEALARLRAEAQRPQFDVWFGGTGDPHLIAFREGLTEFYKPRAWNDLREDLRQAVGETYIPLYTGAIGFVVNTQVLQRRGLPEPKRWTDLADPRYKGLIAMPDPNTSGTGYTILATLIQIYGEEQAFRLLAQIHRNIAQYTRSGSAPGQLAGRGDVAIAVQFAHDGVKFAQEGFPLKVYFPLEGTGYEIGGLSLIKGAPNREAAIRFIEWALTPEAQAIAAKVGSLQIQSNKKTPIPPNSPRLASITLIKYDFAKFGSSEVRDRVVGRWTKEIFPQPR
- a CDS encoding metal ABC transporter permease, with translation MLEALQLPFMQRALLAGLLVGSLASYLGVMVVQRRLSFLGDGLAHAAFAGVALGLLLHQEPLWVAIPFAVGVSLAITWVREQSSLGDDTAIGIFFAVSVALGVLFMSLRQGFAPDAVAYLFGSILTVTPTDLWAMGLVALGVMALLPLWPDWAYATFDRELALADRRPVLLHDYLLAALVALVVVVSVKVVGIVLIAAFIVIPAATARLVSQTFAAMTLRAVGIGAFSVLPGLAAAYLFDIPAGSAIVLTQALFFLLALALRRF
- a CDS encoding metal ABC transporter ATP-binding protein; the protein is MTAAAVEMQQYSVRFGEFQALQEVNLSVPQGAFVAIVGPNGAGKSTLLKALLGLERSALRDGPTQVSGTVRVMGLPPRQVPPGWVGYVPQVKGFDRSFPALALEVVVSGLRRRWPFIITAQERKKAEAMLDKVGALALANRRLGRLSGGELQRVYLARSLIREPRLLLLDEPATGVDAVGEADLYRHLEAYQRETGATILMITHDWEAAQHHASAVLVLNRRVVGYGPPERVLCHECLSQAFGHVGHGHSLVLKGD